The Clostridia bacterium DNA segment CTAATAATGTTTATGTTGGTGGTTATATTAGAGGTAATATTCATACAGAAGGAAAAGTAGATTTAGCACCTACCGGGGCTTTTTTCGGTGATATGCTAGTAGGACATTTGAATGTGGAGGAAGGTGCTTTATTTAAAGGCAATTGTGAAATGCATGATCCTAAAAAAGA contains these protein-coding regions:
- a CDS encoding polymer-forming cytoskeletal protein, whose protein sequence is NNVYVGGYIRGNIHTEGKVDLAPTGAFFGDMLVGHLNVEEGALFKGNCEMHDPKKEPIVKQAPMEEIEC